The proteins below come from a single Amphiura filiformis chromosome 15, Afil_fr2py, whole genome shotgun sequence genomic window:
- the LOC140171226 gene encoding UDP-glucuronosyltransferase 2C1-like produces the protein MATSSFSMVRILLLLVCFISIVETAKYLFYSTDNGSSGFNAKFVANALATRGHDVTFVVPEEISNLFDDDAENTYKLIKVKGGYPEEFYLAFKDAIATAALQGKLNDAFIDLSKLIIPPIRRYKTALFNNSELMKQLRNQTFDLAFFEDLNIEFGHIANAIKVPYVLMGQMLTNPYMAWLIRAQRNPSYHPGDLLDFDQHMDFIQRLQSTIENIKGFLSYYILVLMTEVSSEYLQMNKPTSQLCMEAELIFVRTHFALDFPRLLPPHVIPMGGLMARPIQPLNEDLDAFIRQSGHHGTIIFNFSTYMSVMTNEQANIFINAFSRLKQHVIMKYKDETKLTLPDNVRSMKWIAQNDLLGHTSTRLFISHCGCNGAFEALYHAVPIICIPLFHDQFAIAQRIVSKGIGTKLDIVGLTSDRLEGAISHMLKNQSYQDSINHLSAIYRDDLQTPIERVVYWMEFLVRHGGAKHLRSSAYDLNMFQYHLLDVYLVLIIITIAAIFVVLKFAKFVYQTLIKCKKVWSEREYYSTKKKPE, from the exons ATGGCTACTTCGTCATTCTCTATGGTaagaattcttcttcttcttgtttgcTTCATTTCAATCGTTGAAACGGCCAAGTACCTTTTTTACTCCACGGATAATGGTAGTTCTGGATTCAATGCAAAATTTGTTGCCAACGCATTAGCCACAAGAGGACATGATGTTACCTTCGTTGTTCCTGAGGAAATTAGTAACCTTTTTGATGATGACGCTGAGAATACTTACAAACTGATAAAAGTCAAAGGTGGGTATCCTGAAGAATTCTATTTAGCTTTCAAAGACGCTATTGCTACTGCAGCTTTGCAAGGAAAGTTAAACGACGCATTCATCGATTTGAGTAAATTGATCATACCACCGATACGAAGATACAAGACCGCGTTATTCAATAATTCAGAACTCATGAAACAACTTCGCAATCAAACCTTCGACTTGGCATTTTTTGAGGATTTGAATATCGAATTTGGTCACATAGCGAACGCCATTAAGGTACCATACGTTTTAATGGGTCAAATGCTGACGAACCCATATATGGCATGGCTTATAAGAGCACAACGGAATCCATCTTATCACCCGGGAGATTTGTTAGACTTTGATCAACACATGGATTTTATTCAGCGACTACAGAGCACAATTGAAAACATCAAAGGCTTCCTCTCCTACTACATACTTGTGTTAATGACAGAAGTTTCGTCAGAATATCTCCAGATGAATAAACCAACATCTCAGCTATGCATGGAAGCAGAACTTATATTCGTCAGAACACACTTTGCTTTGGATTTCCCAAGACTATTACCACCTCATGTTATACCAATGGGAGGACTAATGGCAAGGCCAATACAACCTTTAAATGAG GATCTTGATGCTTTCATCCGCCAATCAGGACATCACGGTACAATCATCTTCAATTTTAGTACCTACATGAGTGTAATGACGAACGAACAAGCTAACATCTTCATCAATGCATTTTCAAGACTCAAACAACATGTCATCATGAAGTATAAAGATGAAACGAAGCTTACTCTCCCGGACAATGTACGGAGCATGAAATGGATAGCACAGAATGATCTGTTAG GTCACACCAGCACCAGGTTGTTTATATCTCATTGTGGATGTAATGGCGCCTTTGAAGCGCTCTACCACGCTGTTCCTATTATATGTATTCCTCTTTTCCATGATCAATTTGCCATTGCTCAGCGTATAGTATCAAAGGGGATAGGAACCAAGCTAGATATCGTAGGATTAACCAGTGACAGGTTAGAGGGCGCTATTTCACATATGCTGAAGAATCAAAG CTACCAGGATAGCATTAACCATCTGTCAGCGATTTATCGAGATGACCTCCAAACACCCATCGAACGAGTCGTCTACTGGATGGAGTTCCTAGTACGCCATGGGGGCGCTAAACATCTACGAAGCTCAGCCTATGATCTAAACATGTTCCAATATCATCTCCTTGATGTGTATCTTGTGCTGATAATAATTACCATTGCTGCCATTTTTGTTGTTCTTAAGTTTGCAAAATTCGTGTACCAAACACTTATTAAATGCAAGAAGGTATGGTCAGAGCGTGAATATTACTCGACCAAAAAGAAACCAGAATAG